AGTTTACTGTGGCGGTGGAATTTTTATTATTAGAACCCACCCCCGAAATCTGCTGCTATCTCTAGTTTTTAATTGATTTCGAAGGGTTTTATTTAACTACTTTAGGCGGATTTACCAGTGGAGGCGCTCCCTTAAAGCGCAGTAAACGTAACGCATTAAGAGTAACGAGCACTGTTGCTCCAGCATCAGCTAGAACCGCAATCCATAGTCCAGTAATGCCGAATACGGTCGTGATCAGAAAGACGCCTTTGAGACCCAAAGCGAAAATGACGTTCTGATGAATGTTGCGCATGGTGGCACGTGAAAGTGCGATGAGATGAGCCATATCCGTAACACGACTTTTCAATAATGCGATATCGGCCGTCTCAATGGCCACATCGGTACCACCACCCATCGCGATGCCAACATCAGCGGTTGCTAGTGCTGGCGCATCGTTAATACCATCACCCACCATCGCTATTTTGCTGTTATTCTTCATCTCGTTAAGCAAGCGCAGTTTGTCCTCAGGCAACAGCTCAGCTTCCCATTCCACGTCTAAATTACTGGCAAGTGCTTGAGCGGTTAAGCGGTTGTCGCCTGTTAGCATGACGGAGCGCACACCCATCGCTTTAAGTTGAGCCACACCTTCATGAGCGTCGTCTCGTAACTCGTCTCTTAGTGCGACCAATCCAAGCACTTCTCGACTTTGCTCATCGAAAAGAACTGAGACGGTCTTGCCCTCATTTTGCAGCGCCTCGATTTGTGCCTGTTGCTCGGCTGAAATTGATGCCTCATCTGCGGCATAAACAGGCGAACCGATAGCTAGCGCGCGCCCAGCGATAGTTGCGTGTACCGCTTTACCCGCAGTAGCAGAAGCTTTAGAAGCCACAGGTATGACAACTTTGGCGGCTTTGGCATGACTGACAATGGCTTCAGCAAGCGGGTGACTAGAACCTGTCTCCACACTGGCAAAGAGCGCCAATACCTTATCTTTACCTTGAGAACCCTGATCCTGAGAATCCTGACCTTGAACACTTGAATACTCTTGTGTAATGTCAACAACATCGGTCACGCGTGGTTTGCCTTCAGTTAAAGTGCCTGTCTTGTCAAAAGCGACTGTCTTCACTTGGCCGATGGTTTCTAAAGCACTACCGCCCTTGATCAGCAAGCCGCGGCGCGCACCGACCGCTAGACCAGAGGCGATAGCAGCTGGTGTTGAGAGCACAAGAGCACAAGGACAAGCGATCAATAATAAGGCTAGACCTCGATATAACCAAGTTGACCAATCTCCGCCCATGGTTAACGGTGGGACGATGATAATTAGGGCGGCAATAGCCATCACAGCCGGTGTATAGTAACGACTGAATTTCTCAATAAAACGGGCAGTGGGTGCTTTGGAAGCTTGCGCTTGCTCTACCAAATCAATAATGCGCGAAATAGTGTTATCGGCGGCTGTCTTTTCTACGCGCACTTGGAGCACACCATCGATGTTAATTGACCCTGCAAATACATTGTCACCCATCGTCTTGGCAACAGGAACAGACTCTCCCGTCACGGGCGAATCATCAAGGCTGGACGCACCTTGAACAATGGAACCATCAGCAGATACCCTATCTCCAGGACGCACCAGCACAAGGTCATTCACTTGTAGTGAAGTCGCTGGAACGTTACGCTGCCCACCTTGAGCATCAAGTAAAATCGCACTTTTCGGAACCAGCGATGATAAGGCTCTGATGCCAGCGCGAGCGCGATCAGCAGCGATACTCTCAAACAGTTCACCGATTGAGAACAAAAAGACAACCGCTGCGGCCTCTTCAGCTTCACCAATGATAAGTGCGCCAAGCACGGCGACGGACATCAGCGTTTCAATTGAAAAGAATGAACCTGTTTTAGCCAGTGCTAAGGCTTTGCGTGCAAATGGAAAAACGCCTACAATCACAGCGATGGCAAACACCCATATCCCATAAGCGGGGAACAGTAGTGACAGTGCATAAGCGCTGCCCATCAAAATACCGAGACCAACAACCTGTTTGCCTTTTTGAGTTTGCCACCACCGCTTATCCTGCGGAGCCATCTGATTGTCGCTGTCAATATCAATAGCCGATACAGTTTGTTGACCAGTATTGGCAGATATACCGAACCCTAGGCTTTTGATGGTTTTTTCGATATCACTAGCCTGAGTCGGCGCACCAGGGGCTAAATTTAGCTCTAGCGTTTCTGTAGCGAAATTCAGCTGAACATCAGAAACCCCAGGCATACGTTTCAAAGCTGTTTCAATCTTGCCGATGCAACTGGCACAGTCCATACCTTCAATATGATATTTCATAATAATTTACCCTTTGAATAATGATATTATGAACCCTCTAGTGGCTTTAGAGTCAAGGTTATTCATCTACAGTTTCGTAATTTTAATTTCTCTAGCGCCAGTCTTTACAGCCACTTTAATCATTTAAATCATAGAGGTTGTTATGACAATCAAAATTGGTGAGCTCGCTAAACGCACAGGTGCCACAGTGGAAACCATTCGCTATTACGAAAAGGAGCACTTATTACCTGAGCCTTCTCGCAGCGCAGGGAATTATCGTTTATATAATGAAGAGCACATTGAACGTCTACAATTTATCCTACACTGCCGTACGCTTGACATGGCTTTAGACGAAGTAAGAATCTTACTTGAATACTGGGAGGAACCTGATAAAGACTGTGGTGATGTGAACTCATTACTAGATAAGCAAATTTATGCTGTAGAAATACGAATGGAAGAATTGATGCACTTAAAGCAGCACTTGACTGTTTTGCGTCAGAAATGTGCAAGTAGTGCACCAGCAGTATCATGTGGCATCTTAAACGCGCTGGTCGATAATTCCTGTCATGAGTAATGATATCAGTAGTGTTCATTTCTAACTGATCAAATCATGAAAGGTTAAATACACCCTGATGTTAAGCACAAAAAAACCCAGCAATGATATTAAGATCACTACTGGGGTTGGAGGAAATAATAACTATGTTGTGCTGACTTATCAGGTCTTATTTATCATTCATAGCAAGGTAGATATTTCGATCTGATGCGGATGCGTCATCCACGTATTTTGAATCACGCCATGTGGTATAAGCATAGACACCACTGTATGGGCTGATGCTGTTCTGACGGAAATCAGAAATCCAGTTTTCGCCATCAAAGATTTGGATATGGCCATGTGGACGCTTTGATGAGCGATCATAGACAATAACATCACCTACTTGGGTTGGCATATCATTACTGATTTTGCTAAAACCTGCTTTATCAAGCGTGCCACGAGTGGCGTACTGATAGGCTGAAGGATTGGGGGTGAACTCATAACCTGCTGATTGTAGTGCTTTACGTACGTAACGGGCACAGTATCCAGAGCTACCAGATAGAGCCACTCGTGAAGCACGAGCAGCAGCGATAGCGGGGGCTGAATTGCTATCAGGAACTGTATTGACTTGCTGCTGTTGTTTTTCAGCGTATAAGCGGCTGTTTAATGATGAAAGCCGACTCTCTTTTTGCTTAGCCTGCGCACTTAGGTTGCTAATAGCTTGACTGATTTCGTCATTACTAGAAACATAAGCACCACTGCTAGTGCTATAGATGTTTTTTGATGAACCGTAGTTTGATGCCACAGAAGTATTGGTGATGGTATTATTTGTTTGAGAGATTGTGATAGCAGCACCACTCGTTTGTGCTATGCCCATACCCAGTACTGACAAAATCAATAAAGCCTGTTTCATAAATCTAATACCTACGGTTAATTCAAAATGGTCTGTTATCAACAACAGCGCAGTCAATTAAATTTCAACAACTCAAGTATATATACGTCATAGTGACTGATACTTCTGCTGCATATTATTCATATAAAAAATGATTATTGGCGATCACAGCACATCATTGAAGTCTTACGAAGCTGTTGCAAATCAAGCTGCTGGCCAAAACACAAAGCCGACTTTAGCATAGGCTGTTTAGCCTGTCATCACCCTTAAAAACCCCAAAAATACTTTTTTGATGTTGAAAAAATTGCTAATATTCCACATTTTACAATGTAAGTTTGTGTAACATATACAGAATATAGCTGACTAAATTGACAACAATTTCTACTGTTTTATAAGCAAAAAAACGTCTGAGGGTTAAATCTAAATTATAGATTTAACCCTCAGACGTTTTTTTATTGGATGAAGTAATTACCCTATATAGGGTCTAACTAATTATTAAGATAATATAATAATTTATAATATTAATATAGATATAGATGTTAATTCCCTACTGGCTTATGTAATATTACGTAATTGTTTCGATACATCCTGTATATTCTTGTATTAACCCTTAATTATTTATCTATTTTAAGGGTTAATAACCGATAAATCCGCTTACATTGTCATCAAAAGTTACAAATTCAAAGTTATTTTTGCTTTTAAAGTCGCAATAGCTAATGATTTTTTTGATGAAGAATCATTTTATAAGCAATAGAACAGTCTTATACCTGCCTCATTTACTTTTAACGCTAACACTATAATCAAAGTATTCTTAACTGCTAACACACTATAATTGCTGCTCTACCGATTCAATATCAGCATAAACTTGGGTCGTCCCGTCTTTATTGAGCTGCATAACCTGATAGGGCATGAATTTATTTTGATACTCCATACCTGGGCTACCAACAGGCATGCCAGGTACGGCAAGACCCATAGCTTGTACTGGCGGATTTTCTAAGAACTGCGCCATATACTTAGCAGGTACATGACCTTCAAAGACGTAATCATCAGTAGTGACTACAGTATGGCAAGAACGCATCTCAGTTGGAACGCTGTAGCGCTCTTTAAATACGGCTAAGTCCGCAACATCTTGCGCGGTTGCACTTAGACCATTATCTTCTGCATGACTTATCCATTCTTTACAGCAGCCGCAATTGGCATCTTTATAGACCGTAGCTGAGACGTTTTTTAGTAGGTCTGGTTTACTTACTGACCTTGTCATCATGTGAGCACTTTTAGCGTTTGGTTCATCTTCCTTTAAAGTGATAGCTGTTGCATTTTCGGTTGTTACTGATGTTGTGTTTGCATCAGATACGCCACTACTCGGTTGGCTACAAGCAAATAGTGATGAGGCGGCAAGTAACACCAGCGTACCACGCAACCCCTTAGACAGATGACGATTGAATATAAGACTGGATTTTATTTTTAAGGGGGTCATAGTGCTC
This is a stretch of genomic DNA from Psychrobacter sp. P11F6. It encodes these proteins:
- the cadR gene encoding Cd(II)/Pb(II)-responsive transcriptional regulator, with product MTIKIGELAKRTGATVETIRYYEKEHLLPEPSRSAGNYRLYNEEHIERLQFILHCRTLDMALDEVRILLEYWEEPDKDCGDVNSLLDKQIYAVEIRMEELMHLKQHLTVLRQKCASSAPAVSCGILNALVDNSCHE
- a CDS encoding heavy metal translocating P-type ATPase; the encoded protein is MKYHIEGMDCASCIGKIETALKRMPGVSDVQLNFATETLELNLAPGAPTQASDIEKTIKSLGFGISANTGQQTVSAIDIDSDNQMAPQDKRWWQTQKGKQVVGLGILMGSAYALSLLFPAYGIWVFAIAVIVGVFPFARKALALAKTGSFFSIETLMSVAVLGALIIGEAEEAAAVVFLFSIGELFESIAADRARAGIRALSSLVPKSAILLDAQGGQRNVPATSLQVNDLVLVRPGDRVSADGSIVQGASSLDDSPVTGESVPVAKTMGDNVFAGSINIDGVLQVRVEKTAADNTISRIIDLVEQAQASKAPTARFIEKFSRYYTPAVMAIAALIIIVPPLTMGGDWSTWLYRGLALLLIACPCALVLSTPAAIASGLAVGARRGLLIKGGSALETIGQVKTVAFDKTGTLTEGKPRVTDVVDITQEYSSVQGQDSQDQGSQGKDKVLALFASVETGSSHPLAEAIVSHAKAAKVVIPVASKASATAGKAVHATIAGRALAIGSPVYAADEASISAEQQAQIEALQNEGKTVSVLFDEQSREVLGLVALRDELRDDAHEGVAQLKAMGVRSVMLTGDNRLTAQALASNLDVEWEAELLPEDKLRLLNEMKNNSKIAMVGDGINDAPALATADVGIAMGGGTDVAIETADIALLKSRVTDMAHLIALSRATMRNIHQNVIFALGLKGVFLITTVFGITGLWIAVLADAGATVLVTLNALRLLRFKGAPPLVNPPKVVK
- a CDS encoding CHAP domain-containing protein; amino-acid sequence: MKQALLILSVLGMGIAQTSGAAITISQTNNTITNTSVASNYGSSKNIYSTSSGAYVSSNDEISQAISNLSAQAKQKESRLSSLNSRLYAEKQQQQVNTVPDSNSAPAIAAARASRVALSGSSGYCARYVRKALQSAGYEFTPNPSAYQYATRGTLDKAGFSKISNDMPTQVGDVIVYDRSSKRPHGHIQIFDGENWISDFRQNSISPYSGVYAYTTWRDSKYVDDASASDRNIYLAMNDK
- a CDS encoding DUF411 domain-containing protein, producing the protein MTPLKIKSSLIFNRHLSKGLRGTLVLLAASSLFACSQPSSGVSDANTTSVTTENATAITLKEDEPNAKSAHMMTRSVSKPDLLKNVSATVYKDANCGCCKEWISHAEDNGLSATAQDVADLAVFKERYSVPTEMRSCHTVVTTDDYVFEGHVPAKYMAQFLENPPVQAMGLAVPGMPVGSPGMEYQNKFMPYQVMQLNKDGTTQVYADIESVEQQL